Proteins encoded together in one Planctomycetaceae bacterium window:
- a CDS encoding DUF4062 domain-containing protein — translation MINDLKGMRIFLGSPSEDLKEERNRFQYTVCKYNSRICNSKKVFLPVLWEYTSGGHGEPQGQINMHLDLCDYAVFVFWKTLGSHNDDPNFESATIREYRRSISLLSQKKLLGVVVCFKQIPSELTQDPGVELKKVLDFKVSIKDECKYIDFVNVDSFEVKIQDQLIDWLNPQAGIQNVGDIQTF, via the coding sequence ATGATCAATGACCTGAAAGGTATGCGGATTTTCTTAGGTTCGCCGTCAGAAGACCTTAAAGAGGAACGAAATAGGTTTCAATATACTGTTTGTAAGTATAATTCAAGAATTTGCAATTCTAAAAAAGTTTTTCTGCCCGTATTATGGGAATATACTTCAGGGGGGCATGGTGAACCACAAGGCCAAATTAACATGCATTTGGATTTATGTGATTATGCTGTTTTTGTGTTCTGGAAAACGCTAGGTAGCCACAACGATGATCCCAACTTTGAAAGCGCGACTATTAGAGAATATAGAAGAAGTATTTCTTTATTATCACAAAAAAAACTTTTAGGTGTCGTTGTGTGCTTTAAACAAATCCCGTCAGAATTAACGCAAGATCCTGGTGTTGAATTAAAAAAAGTATTAGACTTTAAAGTGTCCATAAAAGATGAATGCAAATATATAGATTTTGTAAACGTTGATAGTTTTGAAGTTAAAATACAGGATCAATTAATAGACTGGCTCAATCCTCAAGCAGGGATTCAAAATGTTGGTGATATTCAAACTTTTTAA